From the genome of Pantoea alfalfae, one region includes:
- a CDS encoding MFS transporter, which yields MNAKPAAAPAPHPFTFRLAFGLVGVLIAALTSGLNDRVSDIALADIRAAIGIGYDQGSWIISGYQAAEVAAMMIAPWFAVTLSLRRFTLGVSSGFMLTGILLPLVPDPTLFISLRVLQGLFGGALPPMLMTVALRFLPPPFKLFGLAGYALTATFGPNMAASLASLWTDHVSWMMVFWQVVPLMLIAMVMISWGIPQDPLRPERFQQIDLFGMVTGCSAVSLLVLVLTQGERLDWLNSPLIVGMLLTALPLLLVFLINEWFHPLPLFKLQMLRRPNLAHGLLGLACVLILGLSGSALPSAYFAQVSGFRTLEFAPLALAVGLPQLLIAPLIAALLNIRWIDCRWMLTAGVGLLVTSCLLGSQITSEWARQNFWLLQILQAFGQPMIILPILMSATSVVAPPEGPFASAMFNTVRGFSSIAASTLVEVFLSHREQFHSSILINQAASRSWLMTTPTASQASSSLPLLPDGSISASENLSGFATLVRHQATVLSLSDSWLMLTGFAACLLLLTAILPKRVWPPQTLLQNPSRNN from the coding sequence ATGAACGCTAAGCCAGCCGCCGCGCCGGCCCCTCATCCTTTTACTTTTCGACTGGCGTTTGGCCTGGTCGGCGTGCTCATTGCTGCGCTGACCTCCGGGCTGAACGATCGCGTCAGTGATATCGCGCTGGCAGATATCCGGGCTGCCATTGGCATCGGTTACGATCAGGGTAGCTGGATTATTTCCGGTTATCAGGCCGCAGAAGTCGCTGCCATGATGATCGCGCCCTGGTTTGCCGTCACTCTGTCGCTGCGGCGTTTCACCCTTGGCGTTTCGTCGGGATTTATGCTGACCGGCATTCTGCTGCCGCTGGTGCCTGACCCAACGCTGTTTATCAGCCTGCGCGTGCTGCAGGGCCTGTTTGGTGGCGCACTGCCGCCGATGCTGATGACCGTCGCCCTGCGCTTTCTGCCGCCGCCCTTTAAGCTGTTTGGTCTGGCGGGCTATGCCCTGACCGCGACGTTTGGCCCCAATATGGCGGCCTCACTGGCGTCGTTATGGACCGATCATGTCAGCTGGATGATGGTGTTCTGGCAGGTCGTGCCATTAATGCTCATTGCTATGGTGATGATTAGCTGGGGGATACCGCAGGACCCGCTGCGTCCTGAACGCTTCCAGCAGATCGACCTGTTCGGCATGGTGACCGGCTGCAGTGCAGTCTCGCTGCTGGTTCTGGTGCTGACCCAGGGTGAGCGCCTGGACTGGCTGAACTCCCCACTGATCGTCGGTATGTTACTGACCGCGCTGCCGCTGCTGCTGGTTTTCCTGATTAATGAGTGGTTTCACCCGCTGCCTCTGTTTAAATTGCAGATGCTCCGCCGGCCAAATCTGGCGCATGGCTTACTGGGGCTGGCCTGCGTGCTCATCCTTGGGCTTTCTGGTTCTGCGCTGCCGTCGGCCTATTTTGCGCAGGTCAGCGGCTTTCGCACCCTGGAGTTTGCCCCGCTGGCGCTGGCAGTGGGCCTGCCGCAACTGCTGATCGCACCGCTGATTGCGGCCCTGCTGAATATCCGCTGGATCGACTGCCGCTGGATGCTGACGGCGGGCGTCGGCCTGCTGGTAACGTCCTGTCTGCTGGGCTCGCAAATCACCAGTGAGTGGGCGCGCCAGAATTTCTGGCTGCTGCAGATTCTGCAGGCGTTCGGACAACCGATGATTATTCTGCCGATACTGATGAGCGCCACCAGCGTGGTGGCTCCACCGGAAGGCCCGTTTGCCTCGGCGATGTTTAATACGGTGCGCGGCTTCTCCAGCATCGCCGCCTCTACGCTGGTTGAGGTTTTCCTCTCCCATCGCGAGCAGTTTCACTCCAGTATCCTGATTAATCAGGCCGCCAGTCGCAGCTGGCTGATGACAACGCCGACGGCCAGTCAGGCCAGCAGCAGCTTGCCGCTGTTGCCGGATGGCAGCATCAGCGCCAGCGAAAATCTCAGCGGATTCGCCACGCTGGTCCGGCATCAGGCCACGGTACTGAGTCTGAGCGACAGCTGGCTGATGCTGACCGGTTTTGCCGCGTGCCTGTTACTGCTTACCGCCATCCTGCCAAAACGGGTCTGGCCGCCTCAAACTTTGCTTCAAAACCCTTCCCGGAATAACTGA
- a CDS encoding IclR family transcriptional regulator: MAHQPSSREDEKTGGIQVIARAAKILNALGEQPGGMSLGEIAQAVELPRSTVQRIVAALDSAELVRSSGAGGLRLGPALLKLISSVHTDVVDLVSPLLEKLSSDTNETVSLARASGSQLAIIHHVVASRELRVVPHMGLNLPLYSTSGGRALLALECEKDVRTIVGEGWQELTDMTVKTLPQLLQLIREVRETGIAVDRGETLEGISTMAFALDTLFGRFSVSLLVPSARFLRHEARFRDEMLKCKEALVREIGKVAAIEG; this comes from the coding sequence ATGGCACATCAACCCTCCAGCCGTGAGGATGAAAAAACGGGCGGCATTCAGGTCATCGCACGTGCGGCAAAAATTCTAAATGCGCTGGGCGAACAGCCGGGCGGCATGAGCCTTGGCGAGATTGCTCAGGCGGTAGAACTCCCCCGTTCAACGGTGCAGCGCATTGTCGCCGCACTCGACAGCGCCGAGCTGGTGCGCAGCAGCGGGGCGGGTGGACTGCGACTGGGTCCGGCACTGTTAAAACTGATCTCCAGCGTCCACACCGACGTGGTCGATCTGGTCAGTCCGCTACTGGAAAAACTCTCTTCCGACACCAATGAGACGGTTTCACTGGCGCGCGCCAGCGGCAGCCAGCTGGCGATTATTCACCACGTGGTGGCGTCGCGGGAGTTGCGGGTGGTTCCGCATATGGGACTCAATCTGCCGCTCTACAGCACCTCCGGTGGACGGGCGCTGCTGGCGCTGGAGTGTGAAAAAGATGTGCGGACGATTGTCGGTGAGGGCTGGCAGGAATTAACCGATATGACGGTGAAAACGCTGCCGCAGTTGCTGCAACTTATCAGGGAAGTGCGCGAAACCGGTATCGCTGTGGATCGCGGTGAAACGCTGGAAGGTATCTCTACCATGGCGTTTGCACTGGATACACTGTTTGGTCGCTTTTCTGTCTCTTTGCTGGTGCCCTCTGCACGTTTTCTGCGTCACGAAGCCCGTTTCCGTGACGAGATGCTGAAGTGCAAAGAGGCTCTGGTGCGTGAAATCGGCAAAGTCGCCGCGATAGAAGGATAA
- a CDS encoding universal stress protein, giving the protein MKTLLMAIDHSPVAEKVVALTIEEALAHRADVVVLCCVDPAYSSCNQPMEIDAGEDPADFVAAQDEQNTAEMVVRHALAPLLRAGINARGMILAGDAADTIVAQSQQLKASMIIMGRRHLSSFNRLLKGSVSASVIERAHCPVLIDVRKD; this is encoded by the coding sequence ATGAAAACCCTGCTGATGGCTATTGATCACTCTCCGGTCGCGGAGAAAGTGGTTGCCTTAACCATTGAAGAAGCGCTGGCGCATCGCGCCGATGTGGTGGTGCTGTGCTGTGTTGATCCTGCTTACTCCTCCTGCAATCAGCCAATGGAAATCGATGCAGGTGAAGATCCCGCCGATTTTGTGGCGGCGCAGGATGAGCAGAATACGGCGGAAATGGTGGTGCGCCATGCGCTGGCACCGTTATTGCGCGCGGGCATTAATGCGCGTGGCATGATTCTGGCGGGTGACGCAGCAGACACCATCGTTGCCCAGTCGCAACAGCTTAAAGCCAGCATGATTATCATGGGACGTCGCCATCTCTCCTCTTTTAATCGGCTGTTAAAAGGCTCGGTCAGCGCATCAGTTATTGAGCGTGCTCACTGTCCTGTGCTGATCGATGTGCGTAAGGATTAA
- a CDS encoding lipoprotein, which translates to MKKLITGALALILLSGCTASKPGAFERVDEDPGSNTVQYRYDPVKVNRDAMDIDLANYCSNKGFDKVEALPAQESHIPGLQKAWFQCNYAVKS; encoded by the coding sequence ATGAAAAAATTAATTACCGGCGCACTGGCGCTGATTCTGCTGAGTGGATGTACCGCCAGCAAACCCGGGGCATTTGAACGCGTTGATGAAGATCCAGGCTCAAATACCGTGCAGTACCGTTATGACCCGGTAAAGGTCAATCGTGATGCAATGGATATTGATCTGGCGAATTACTGCAGCAATAAAGGCTTTGATAAAGTCGAGGCGTTACCTGCGCAGGAGAGTCATATTCCGGGACTGCAGAAAGCGTGGTTCCAGTGTAATTATGCTGTGAAAAGCTAA
- a CDS encoding SMP-30/gluconolactonase/LRE family protein, producing MAHNVKNILALQAELGECPLWSVEEQVLYCVDILASAIHRFDPVSGELQTFPQAEEVGCIGLREQGGLIAALRNGVWLLDAQGKPEKKIAENPGVAAKSRFNDGRVDPWGNFWCGSLWEPQDKNGGLLCRVTPDLKLEVKARDIKISNGLAFSPDRRWMYHSDTPNESLYRYPLNAQGEPGERTLFRRFDAKGGLPDGAAVDSEGFYWSAQFDGGRVVRIDPQSSDIVDEILLPVKWPTMVAFGGADLKTLFITSSREDRTKEELARYPQSGDIFAVDVAVAGIAEPRFRG from the coding sequence ATGGCGCATAACGTAAAAAATATTCTGGCTTTACAGGCTGAACTGGGCGAATGCCCGCTCTGGTCAGTGGAAGAACAGGTGCTGTACTGTGTCGATATTCTGGCATCCGCCATTCACCGTTTTGATCCGGTCAGCGGTGAACTGCAAACCTTCCCGCAGGCGGAAGAGGTGGGATGCATCGGTCTGCGTGAGCAGGGCGGGCTGATAGCCGCATTGCGCAACGGTGTCTGGCTGCTGGATGCGCAGGGTAAACCCGAGAAAAAGATTGCAGAGAATCCCGGTGTGGCCGCTAAGAGTCGATTTAATGATGGCCGTGTGGATCCGTGGGGTAACTTCTGGTGCGGCAGCCTGTGGGAACCGCAGGATAAAAATGGCGGGCTGCTGTGCCGCGTGACGCCTGACCTGAAACTGGAGGTCAAAGCGCGTGATATTAAAATTTCCAATGGGCTGGCCTTCTCTCCCGACCGGCGCTGGATGTATCACAGTGACACGCCGAATGAATCGCTCTATCGCTATCCATTAAACGCGCAGGGCGAACCGGGCGAACGCACCCTGTTCCGCCGTTTCGACGCGAAAGGTGGATTACCGGATGGTGCCGCGGTGGATAGCGAAGGTTTCTACTGGTCAGCACAGTTTGATGGCGGACGCGTGGTGCGTATCGATCCGCAGAGCAGTGACATTGTCGATGAGATTCTGCTGCCGGTGAAGTGGCCAACCATGGTGGCCTTTGGCGGGGCCGATCTTAAAACGCTGTTTATTACCAGTTCACGTGAAGATCGCACCAAAGAGGAACTGGCGCGCTATCCGCAGTCCGGCGATATCTTTGCCGTGGACGTCGCGGTGGCAGGAATAGCAGAGCCGCGATTCCGCGGCTAA
- a CDS encoding L-lactate MFS transporter produces the protein MNQTQQASYQRSRWLTLFGTVITQFALGSVYTWSLFNGQLSQKLDAPISQVAFSFGLLSLGLAIASSLAGKLQERFGVRRVTIGAGVLMALGFWLTAQANNLMMLYFSAGLLVGLADGAGYLMTLSNCVKWFPERKGMISACAIGAYGLGSLGFKFICGTLLVTVGLEQTFMIWGVLAMSMIILGALLMREAPLQQTGTTAKGQQHARDYTLAQSVRLPQYWMLALMFLTACMSGLYVIGVAKDIGEGLVHLSTQTAASAVTVIAIANLSGRLVLGVLSDKMLRIRVISLAQIVSLIGMSVLLFTRMNEVTFFLSLACVAFSFGGTITVFPSLVSDFFGLNNLTKNYGLLYLGFGIGSVLGSLVASLFGGFTVTFSLIMTLLVISLFLSLTIRLPQSPVTTEPVLQRH, from the coding sequence ATGAACCAGACTCAACAGGCGTCTTACCAGCGTTCCCGCTGGCTTACATTGTTCGGAACGGTTATTACTCAGTTTGCGCTGGGGTCAGTTTATACATGGAGTTTGTTTAACGGCCAGCTGTCACAGAAGCTGGATGCACCGATCAGTCAGGTCGCATTTTCCTTTGGCCTGCTGAGCCTGGGTCTGGCTATCGCCTCTTCACTGGCCGGAAAATTACAGGAACGTTTTGGCGTACGCCGCGTCACTATTGGCGCGGGTGTACTGATGGCGCTGGGCTTCTGGCTCACCGCGCAGGCTAATAACCTGATGATGCTCTACTTCAGTGCCGGACTGTTGGTTGGTCTGGCCGATGGCGCCGGTTATCTGATGACGCTCTCAAACTGTGTGAAATGGTTCCCGGAGCGTAAGGGGATGATCTCGGCCTGTGCAATTGGCGCTTACGGCCTTGGCAGTCTGGGATTCAAGTTTATCTGCGGAACACTGCTGGTGACGGTCGGTCTGGAGCAAACCTTTATGATCTGGGGCGTGCTGGCCATGTCGATGATTATTCTCGGTGCGCTGCTGATGCGTGAAGCGCCACTGCAACAGACCGGAACCACCGCTAAAGGTCAGCAACATGCGCGGGATTACACGCTGGCCCAGTCAGTGCGTCTGCCGCAGTACTGGATGCTGGCGCTGATGTTCCTGACCGCCTGTATGAGTGGACTCTATGTGATAGGGGTTGCCAAAGATATCGGCGAAGGTCTGGTGCATCTCTCCACGCAGACTGCTGCCAGCGCGGTAACGGTGATTGCAATTGCCAACCTGAGTGGCCGTCTGGTGCTGGGTGTGCTCTCTGACAAAATGCTGCGCATCCGGGTCATTTCGCTGGCGCAAATTGTGTCGCTGATTGGTATGAGTGTGCTGCTGTTTACCCGGATGAATGAGGTCACCTTCTTCCTGTCACTCGCCTGTGTGGCCTTCAGCTTTGGCGGGACCATTACGGTGTTCCCGTCGCTGGTCAGTGACTTCTTTGGACTCAACAACCTGACAAAAAACTATGGCCTGCTCTACCTGGGCTTTGGTATCGGAAGCGTGCTGGGATCGCTGGTCGCCTCGCTGTTTGGTGGTTTCACCGTTACCTTCAGCCTGATTATGACGCTACTGGTCATCTCCCTGTTTCTGTCGCTTACCATTCGCCTGCCGCAAAGTCCCGTCACAACAGAACCTGTGTTGCAACGTCACTAA
- a CDS encoding DMT family transporter: MNLFLYLSVVLIWGTTWIAIYAQQSAGIGAVTVAVFWRFLLASLVMLLLLKLIKRLHRLTLRDHLFCMLQGCSVFGFNFVCFYYASGYISSGLESVIFSMAVMYNAINSWIFFRQRPSARLIPAIVLGMAGIVALFWHDLRSTQASAGLMWGIGLSALGTLGFSFGNMISQRHQRLQRDVLTTNSYGMLYGALIMALVSLLQGVSLQPTWNTQWFGALLYLAIVGSVMGFGAYFTLAGRIGASRAAYTTVLFPLVALALSTRFEGYEWHVSAIPGLVMILLGNIVMFARWPASHCRVTT; this comes from the coding sequence ATGAACCTGTTTTTGTATCTCTCAGTCGTGCTGATCTGGGGCACGACCTGGATTGCGATTTATGCGCAACAGTCTGCGGGCATAGGGGCCGTAACTGTCGCTGTCTTCTGGCGTTTTTTGCTGGCCTCGCTGGTCATGTTATTGCTGCTTAAGCTGATAAAGCGTCTGCACAGGCTGACGCTGCGCGATCATCTCTTCTGCATGCTCCAGGGCTGCAGCGTCTTTGGCTTCAACTTTGTCTGCTTTTATTACGCTTCCGGCTATATCAGCAGCGGACTGGAGTCGGTCATTTTCTCGATGGCCGTGATGTATAACGCCATTAACAGCTGGATATTTTTCCGTCAGCGCCCTTCCGCACGTCTGATTCCGGCCATCGTGCTGGGCATGGCAGGCATTGTGGCGTTGTTCTGGCACGATCTGCGCAGCACGCAGGCCTCTGCCGGGCTGATGTGGGGCATTGGGTTAAGTGCGCTGGGCACACTGGGATTTTCATTCGGCAATATGATCAGTCAGCGGCATCAGCGTCTGCAACGTGACGTGCTGACAACTAACAGTTACGGCATGTTATACGGTGCGCTGATCATGGCACTGGTCTCGCTGCTGCAGGGTGTTTCGCTGCAGCCGACATGGAATACACAGTGGTTTGGGGCATTGCTCTATCTGGCTATCGTGGGATCGGTGATGGGTTTCGGCGCTTACTTCACACTGGCGGGACGCATCGGCGCCAGTCGGGCTGCCTATACAACGGTCCTGTTTCCGCTGGTTGCGCTGGCACTCTCTACGCGCTTTGAGGGGTATGAGTGGCATGTCAGCGCCATCCCTGGCCTTGTCATGATTCTGCTGGGCAATATCGTGATGTTTGCCCGCTGGCCGGCAAGCCATTGCCGGGTCACTACCTGA